A genome region from Geitlerinema sp. PCC 9228 includes the following:
- the cimA gene encoding citramalate synthase, with amino-acid sequence MIHTNHSTAEPANQVWIYDTTLRDGSQREGISLSLEDKIRIARKLDELGVHFIEGGWPGANPKDVQFFWRLQEEPLEHAELVAFCSTRHPKKIPAEDPKMQAILSAGTRWVTIFGKSWDLHVTEGLQTTLDENLRMIGDTIEYLRSQGRRVIYDAEHWFDGYQQNPEYALKTLQAAIAAGAEWLVFCDTNGGKLPHEIQQILTEVYDAIGTEAASAGIRYGIHTHNDSETAVANAIESVRGGVTMVQGTINGYGERCGNANLCALVPNLQLKLGYDCLSEQQLSHLTETSRYVSEVANLAPNEHAAFVGRSAFAHKGGIHVSAVQKNPLTYEHIRPEVVGNQRRIVISDQSGTSNILSKAKSFGIDLQSNTTASRELLNQLKKLENEGYQFEAAEASFELLMRGYLGQRQNFFELKEFYVHNHKQNSYTTSLATIKVAVGGKDIIEAAEGNGPVSALDAALRKALINVYPEISEYHLTDYKVRILDSASGTSATTRVLVESSNGETRWTTVGVSGNIIDASYQAVVEGLEYGLMLQKASQPASPAES; translated from the coding sequence TAGAAGATAAAATTCGGATTGCCCGCAAGCTAGATGAATTGGGCGTTCATTTTATCGAAGGGGGATGGCCGGGGGCCAATCCGAAAGATGTGCAATTTTTCTGGCGGTTGCAAGAAGAACCTTTAGAACATGCGGAATTGGTGGCTTTTTGTTCCACCCGCCATCCCAAGAAAATCCCTGCCGAAGACCCGAAAATGCAGGCGATCCTATCGGCGGGCACCCGTTGGGTAACCATTTTTGGCAAATCTTGGGATTTGCACGTCACCGAAGGATTACAAACCACTTTGGACGAGAACCTGCGCATGATTGGCGATACCATCGAATATTTGCGATCGCAGGGGCGACGGGTCATTTACGACGCGGAACACTGGTTTGACGGCTACCAGCAAAATCCCGAATACGCTTTAAAAACCCTCCAAGCCGCGATCGCAGCCGGTGCGGAATGGTTGGTTTTCTGCGATACCAACGGCGGCAAACTCCCCCACGAAATCCAGCAAATTCTCACAGAAGTTTACGATGCGATCGGCACAGAAGCTGCCAGCGCTGGGATTCGCTACGGCATTCACACCCACAACGACTCGGAGACCGCCGTTGCCAACGCTATAGAATCCGTTCGCGGTGGCGTCACCATGGTCCAAGGAACCATCAACGGCTACGGAGAACGCTGCGGCAATGCCAATCTCTGTGCCTTGGTGCCCAACCTCCAGTTAAAACTGGGATACGACTGTTTGAGCGAACAACAGCTATCCCACTTAACCGAAACCAGCCGCTATGTCAGCGAGGTGGCCAACTTAGCCCCCAACGAACATGCAGCTTTTGTCGGTCGTTCCGCCTTCGCTCACAAAGGGGGCATCCACGTTTCCGCAGTGCAGAAAAATCCCCTCACCTACGAACACATCCGACCCGAGGTGGTGGGCAACCAACGTCGAATTGTTATTTCCGATCAATCTGGCACGAGCAATATTTTATCAAAAGCCAAAAGCTTTGGCATCGACCTACAAAGCAATACCACCGCTTCTCGGGAATTGCTCAACCAACTGAAAAAACTAGAAAACGAAGGCTACCAATTTGAAGCCGCCGAAGCCAGCTTCGAGCTGTTGATGCGGGGATATTTGGGGCAACGTCAGAATTTCTTTGAACTCAAGGAATTCTACGTCCACAACCACAAACAGAACAGCTATACCACCTCCCTAGCCACCATCAAAGTTGCCGTGGGTGGGAAAGACATTATCGAAGCTGCCGAAGGCAATGGTCCTGTATCCGCTTTAGATGCTGCCTTGCGCAAAGCCTTGATTAACGTGTACCCGGAAATTTCCGAATACCACCTCACCGACTACAAGGTGCGGATTCTCGACAGTGCCTCGGGAACCTCTGCCACCACCCGCGTTTTGGTTGAATCGAGCAACGGCGAAACCCGTTGGACTACCGTCGGTGTTTCTGGCAATATCATCGATGCTTCCTATCAAGCCGTTGTTGAAGGTTTGGAATACGGTTTGATGTTGCAGAAGGCATCTCAACCTGCCAGCCCAGCCGAAAGTTAA